In Sander vitreus isolate 19-12246 chromosome 4, sanVit1, whole genome shotgun sequence, the genomic stretch ATATTAAATGCTAAatcaaaaacagaacatttaatTTTCTGAAATTATTTGATTTCAGTAACCAGGCCTTTTTATTGTAGGACCTGATTTGAAGAATTACTGGCAAAGATATTCTATTAAACAGGttcaaatattttcattttattgccACATTCTGCAGTTgttaaaaccattttttttcagtGGGCAACTGGACAAAATGCACAAATTACAATTCCTAACTAAGCATGTGATATGAGATTTTTTCAACTCACTACTTTTCTTAATAAATATTCCTGTTACAGGTaggaaaatatatattaaatcaACAAAATCTTTCTCCATCACCACACTGCTGCTGTTAGAAAGACCTTCTCAAATGCCAATTGTTTCTCAAACAGCGATACCAAAACATTCACAGATTATCAGCATCATCAGCGTGCATGTGGCAGCTTTTCTTCGTTAAAATAACTATTTTGTAAGTGCACATAAAAGTAAAAGGCATGGTTTCAGCCTTCACACTGACAGGACGTGCTGAGAGGACTGTGTTATTAAGAACGGTCTCGTGCGTATTGATAAAACTGTTGGAGTTTAGTAAACATGTTCAGGGACAGTATGCAACTAAAAGTGTTTATTGCTTTGTTTGGTCACCACACATCGGACTGATTTATATCAAAGTTATACTAACGCAGCATTTGAGAAGGTCTTCTccattacttaaaaaaaataaatatggtaAATATATTGATACTTCATTTCACTTAAATACCAACAATATTAGTTATCACATAATtataaaatacagtttatatTCAGGCTTACATACGTTGCCTGGTACAGTATCTTGTTTTAACTGAGGTCCCGGTAGAGGCGATGGCTCCTTAACAGAACTAAACCTGACGCTGAAACATTTTATTGCCGTGTCACTGTCGATGTTCACCAAACCATTTACAATCTTGACACCCGAAACCCCTTCCATGTACCCCATTACACTCGACTCCTCCCTAAACCACACATTGTTTTCTGCCATCGTGTCTCAACAGTAACGCCTATACATCTCACCataactttgttttcttttgagtCTGTCACTGTAATAAGAGAGTTAATGCCAGAGGACACTTCTGAGGTCATTTGCAAGATGAAAACACAGCTGGCAAAGGGTGCTGGACCAAAAGTGTGGTGTCTGCTTTGGCACTTTTCTTGTGTTTTCAATTCATCCAGTGCCTTGAATACCTCTTTGCTACATGTTTCCAAACCCACAGATAACAGTGGTGTTTAAACTTCAGTCAATCTAATGTAGATAGTAAAGTATTTGAGATCCAGAGCACCAAAACGGCATCAGAGCATCATAAAGAGAGGCTGGTTGGACCGTCGTGAAGTTTCTCTCAGACTCTGCTGCAAAAGAAAGTCAGGTGTCATTTCTCAGTGACTGCAGCGGCCATAGGGGTCCGTATGGTCCCGCATGCTGTGGCTGCCAGCTCCTCGATCTCTGCATTTAGGCGCCTGATTACCCACTCCATGGCTTCACGGCCCTGATCAAGAACAAATAAAGCATTAGTCCAAGAGTGAATATAAAGAGAATGAAatattgtttatgtttttttgtttttttttatttgagggCGTGTAAACATCCATCaaattaaacaatttaaaaaggaCACTGGCTGAACTGCTCACAACTGACACTTAAAAAAGGGCCACAAGTAGACATTGCTTCATTTTAGCTacagttttattattttgtaaataGTAAGTAAGCCACATTTGTCAATTGGGCAAAGATGATAATTAATGTAATTTAAAGTGCAGGACCCACAAAATAATCAGTCAGATGTTCAGTTTAACATTTGTCATATTGGGAACTACCAGAAAAGGGCCTCACACATTTGGTCCCACCTGAAAGACAATTTTAAGAGATCTCTTACCTTTCCAGCGTTAACAGAGATGGTGCTCGCCATAACTCCCTCCAAGTAACTGCTGAGACTGACTCCTTTTACAGAGATGATCGCCTCCTGGGTCAGTATTGTTCTAGTGTTAAAAGAGGGTTACAAAAAGTCATGGTCAAAATAGTCAAATGGCTTCAGAAATCCATGATTCTTCAGTAAAAATAACCGCTATGTAAAAACTTACTTGTCTTTATCTTCAGGATGTGGTTTGTATGTTAACTTTTCATCCACAGACACCATGTTTGTGAAAGTGATCTGCAGAGGAAATAGTAATAATGTTAagatataaaatgttttgtacAGTACCACAGCCTACAGCAAGAGTTGTCAGAGAAGTCTCAAAACAGCATTACAAACTTCAATTGTTGAAACGTAAGCTATCAACTAGTGGAACAACCAAGACTTCTTTCCAGAGAGTTTTCAGCATTAATATTAAGCTTATGTGTGttcagacaaagtcacaaaaagtgGATCTAGATGGGTGTTTTTGGTTGACATTATCCAAAATAGTGTTTTGTGGACAGATAAAAAGGTTTCATGAGCCACACTACCACATTGATGGTTACATTTCAACATTAACCCAAGGGTGCCAGAGGAGGGTGTTGATGGGTGTGTTGTGTCATTAGTACTTACATTTGAGGACTGAAGTTCAAAAATCTTCTCTTTGGGATCCACAACCGTGTGCTCCTGAACATACGTGTATGTTCGAGAGTTACCAATAATctgaagacaaagaaagaaacacactTTACTACAAAGTGAAATGAACTGCTAAAAATTGTAGATGTTACTCAATCAATGTTCTTTTTTGTGTgcagcattttcattttttcaaaatggtaactttatttatttattgatttactCATTTGTTTATTGTTGTGACACAACTACACAAAGCTTACTTAATCTGTGTTTTTAGGAGAAATACACCAGTGCCAGTTGAGATAACAGATGAATTATATGCAGTAAATCTGCATATGTCATCAAGCATACCTCTGGGGATAAGAGGCATCTTGTAGGTGTAGTTTAACCTAAAAATATCTTTatgaaatttaaaataaaaaaaataaagacttcTGTATCTGTATGAATCTGACGTACAACCCCACTTATAGACAAGCATCTGCGCTACTAGCTTGAGTTGCGATGTAATACAGGGGTTTCTGTAATTTATCATTGATAAAAGagtgatttgtttttccttCACAAAGAGTACAGAGGGAAATTGGCGTCGCAGAAAGACACCTTCATGATGCATCTAGtttacactcacacactgagGCTCAGGAGTGATTTGCTTTGAGACAATCTGATTAAGGGTTACGCTCTGTGTTACAGACTGTCCTTGGAATTAAAGGGGCTGCTATTCATAGAGGTCACTGACTACGAGCCCTTTCTCAGACACCGATTACCCAATGTTTACATAGGCTAACACATGCTATAAGTTCAAATGGCCTGTTGCAGAAATCCAGAGGCCTCTGTCACTGCTTTCTATTCTAGTGACCACTAGCccagcagacagagatggaaagttGCATCACATGCAGTCATAGGTGACATTTCAGCAATGACAAAAAATGGCACTACTGTGTCTTGTACAACATGAGCCATAGCAATGACAAAAATGGCACTAGCATGTCCTGGACAACACGAGCCATGGCACACAGTCATGAACTCGCCTCTGGGCTCGTAACCAACcaggtctgctgctgctgctgctgcccctgGACAGGAATAGCCTTGGGACTATAGGTCACGGAAGGCTGGAAAGCATTAACATGCACTATCACCCACGTCAGgtcatgtgttttttatttagagTCATGTGTACATTTTAAGTGTGACCAAAGCAGTTAGACTACAAGGTTACTGCTAGGGCTTCACGATataaggaaaatatctaattgcgattatgtTGACTGAAATcacgattgcgatatgattcacaatattggaggaaatgatcatttttgtatcattattgtcattttcacccaaaaattatataaaaaaaaaaaaaaaaagtgattagagtgtgatttttgcgatgatctgtaccaaacaaggATATTTTCTTTAGTCCGTAGGATAGGATGTGTAGgccgggatgtctctgcagcaccacaacacttcattcagaatggtttgacacacattttgcctttaacaaatattgcacctctctgcaatttggatattgcactagtccatattgcgatttcgatacaactgcaattaattgtgcagccctagttactGCAGAGAGGTTTTTAAGACTAGACTGCAGACCTATACTGCTGACACAGTTTGGGATTTGAAACTCACAGATTTGACTATGGATGGAAGACCCCACTCTGTGCTAAGCAGTCTTTTACTGTGGAGGCGTCCCTGTTTGTCGATGCCTCTATCCAAAACATCCACTCCGATCACACTGGGGTTCATGGGGTTGGGATACTTCTGCATAGCAGCCTTGGTCACCGTCTCCCAAGGATGGCTGGGGGGAAAAAGTAATATAGTAGTATACAAATGATAAGACTGACTAACTGACAATCTGACATTGAGTTAAAGCGTTTATAGACATGTCTTTACgattaaaagtgacaaaagtgaaaacaaaaaactgtgaTATCCAAGTAGACTTCTTATTTTCATGATAAAAATTGAATACCCTACAATCTTAGTTAATAATACTGAAGTACTGTACGTATTTCAAGTACAATTTCAAAGTAGGCATATTTGTCCTTTACTTAAGTCTTTTCATCTCATCGTACTTTGAACTtcttctccactacatttcagagggaaattttgtaattttggCTCCATTATATTTATCTGAGGGCTGTAGTTACTAGATACTTTACAAATTCAAATTTTACATACAACATATACAATTATctcataaaatatgatgcattggtACAGATTAAACTATCCTATGGCATATGAAATAGTTGAACAAAATTTGACCAACCACTACATCAGTAAAATGCATTAATGTGTCAGTGGTAATAATTACATTAATATGTAATAGCCATTTTTCTGCACTGAGTAGTTTTCCCTTTGGTATTTCAGTAGCCTACATGTTGCTAATATTGCATACATGTTTTTACTTAGGTAACATTactcaatgcaggactttatcTAATGATAGAGGATTATTACAGatattaagataagataagatacacCTTTACTGATCCCCAGTAGGGAAATTGGGTAAAACTTACTATTTTTCGCAAGGATTTGAACTCATTCACTACTTTTGTGACAATTTTAGCAAATTAACCGACCTGAGGGCACCAACAATTCATTCAACAATCTCATTAATATCaggcattattttttaaatagtaaTGTAAGGTAAAGATGAGTCGAATGCAAGGATGTATCCTTGCATTCGACTCATCTAAAATGATTATTTGGTGGTGGCATTGAGAGATGGAAGGTTGCCACGGAGACGCGTGAACCGCGTGAAAGCGCCAATGTAAGTGACGCAAGCAGACCGAAGCAGTCACGTCAAAAGGAATGT encodes the following:
- the prelid3b gene encoding PRELI domain containing protein 3B, with the translated sequence MKIWASEHIFNHPWETVTKAAMQKYPNPMNPSVIGVDVLDRGIDKQGRLHSKRLLSTEWGLPSIVKSIIGNSRTYTYVQEHTVVDPKEKIFELQSSNITFTNMVSVDEKLTYKPHPEDKDKTILTQEAIISVKGVSLSSYLEGVMASTISVNAGKGREAMEWVIRRLNAEIEELAATACGTIRTPMAAAVTEK